From a region of the Gossypium raimondii isolate GPD5lz chromosome 10, ASM2569854v1, whole genome shotgun sequence genome:
- the LOC128033895 gene encoding uncharacterized protein LOC128033895, with the protein MARWQNLLSEFDIVYASQKTVKGSAIADFLASRALEDYEPLNFDFPSKDLIIEEEEKDDHPWYLNILQYVKNREHPDQATGNEKRALRRIAIDYVLDEEILYKKGMD; encoded by the exons atggctagatggcagaaTTTGctttctgaatttgacatagtgtaTGCGAGTCAAAAGACCGTGAAAGGAAGTGCAATAGCTGACTTTCTAGCTAGCAGAGCCTTGGAGGATTAtgagcctttgaactttgattttccaaGCAAGgacttgat TATtgaggaagaggaaaaagatgACCATCCTTGGTACCTGAATATATTGCAATATGTGAAAAATCGTGAGCATCCAGATCAGGCGACAGGGAACGAAAAGAGAGCATTGAGAAGAATAGCCATTGACTATGTCCTAGATGAGGAAATCCTATACAAAAAAGGGATGGATTAG
- the LOC105777338 gene encoding uncharacterized protein LOC105777338 isoform X2, with the protein MRPLSLALLKLSFHLSPFTPCLSLVPDKSLSAERNNIPWREMTKEILESDVYKELNTIQNTSLQYPDYYLSPFHAYDEGNLSWLAAAEAEVATMSMTRRAIPYAPSNEEATQEMRGNWVQAIKQHHMKHSGNVTIQNIVDIGCSVGVSTRFLADEFPSAKVTGLDLSPYFLSVAQYKEKKRPPRKNPIRWIHAAGENTGLPSKSFDLVSFSYVFHECPERAIIALVNEAFRLLRPGGTLAITDQAPKSKILQELSPALFTLMKSTEPFLNEYYLTDLEERLREAGFVNMKTLLTDPRHMTMTATVPHQNV; encoded by the exons ATGAGACCCCTTTCTCTCGCCTTGTTGAAGCTCTCATTTCATTTAAGCCCTTTTACTCCCTGCTTAAGCTTGGTGCCCGACAAGTCCTTATCAG CGGAGAGGAACAACATTCCATGGAGGGAGATGACGAAGGAGATTCTGGAATCGGATGTCTATAAGGAGCTCAACACCATTCAGAACACCTCTCTTCAATACCCTGATT ATTATCTGAGTCCTTTTCATGCATATGACGAGGGCAATCTTTCATGGCTG GCAGCAGCTGAAGCGGAGGTGGCAACCATGTCTATGACAAGACGAGCTATTCCATATGCTCCATCAAATGAGGAAGCAACTCAAGAAATGCGTGGGAATTGGGTTCAAGCAATCAAACAACATCACATGAAGCATTCGGGAAATGTCACGATTCAAAATATTGTAGACATTGGATGTTCTGTTGGTGTGAGTACAAGATTTCTTGCCGACGAGTTTCCTTCGGCTAAAGTCACT GGACTGGATTTGTCACCCTACTTCCTTTCAGTAGCTCAatataaggaaaagaaaagaccCCCTCGAAAGAACCCCATCAGATGGATACATGCAGCCGGGGAAAACACTGGCTTGCCATCCAAATCCTTCgatcttgtttctttttcttatgtG TTCCATGAATGTCCTGAAAGAGCAATAATAGCTTTAGTGAATGAAGCATTCCGATTGCTTAGACCTGGAGGCACACTTGCTATAACCGACCAGGCG CCCAAGTCTAAGATCCTTCAGGAACTGTCTCCAGCTCTTTTCACATTAATGAAGAGTACGGAACCATTCTTGAACGAATACTACCTCACTGATCTGGAAGAAAGATTGAGAGAAGCTGGCTTTGTCAATATGAAAACATTGCTTACTGATCCCAGGCACATGACCATGACTGCAACCGTGCCTCATCAGAATGTTTGA
- the LOC105777338 gene encoding uncharacterized protein LOC105777338 isoform X1, with protein sequence MALWATSCSSSEKLFLASSAATRRKMGSRRRDLVHVGMTDQAETETISIAYKEGDRERPKWADETPFSRLVEALISFKPFYSLLKLGARQVLISTAERNNIPWREMTKEILESDVYKELNTIQNTSLQYPDYYLSPFHAYDEGNLSWLAAAEAEVATMSMTRRAIPYAPSNEEATQEMRGNWVQAIKQHHMKHSGNVTIQNIVDIGCSVGVSTRFLADEFPSAKVTGLDLSPYFLSVAQYKEKKRPPRKNPIRWIHAAGENTGLPSKSFDLVSFSYVFHECPERAIIALVNEAFRLLRPGGTLAITDQAPKSKILQELSPALFTLMKSTEPFLNEYYLTDLEERLREAGFVNMKTLLTDPRHMTMTATVPHQNV encoded by the exons ATGGCGCTGTGGGCAACTTCTTGTTCGTCTTCTGAGAAGCTTTTCCTCGCATCTTCAGCTGCAAcaagaagaaagatgggaagCAGAAGAAGAGATTTAGTTCATGTTGGGATGACAGACCAGGCTGAGACGGAGACTATATCAATAGCCTACAAGGAGGGAGATCGTGAAAGGCCTAAATGGGCAGATGAGACCCCTTTCTCTCGCCTTGTTGAAGCTCTCATTTCATTTAAGCCCTTTTACTCCCTGCTTAAGCTTGGTGCCCGACAAGTCCTTATCAG TACAGCGGAGAGGAACAACATTCCATGGAGGGAGATGACGAAGGAGATTCTGGAATCGGATGTCTATAAGGAGCTCAACACCATTCAGAACACCTCTCTTCAATACCCTGATT ATTATCTGAGTCCTTTTCATGCATATGACGAGGGCAATCTTTCATGGCTG GCAGCAGCTGAAGCGGAGGTGGCAACCATGTCTATGACAAGACGAGCTATTCCATATGCTCCATCAAATGAGGAAGCAACTCAAGAAATGCGTGGGAATTGGGTTCAAGCAATCAAACAACATCACATGAAGCATTCGGGAAATGTCACGATTCAAAATATTGTAGACATTGGATGTTCTGTTGGTGTGAGTACAAGATTTCTTGCCGACGAGTTTCCTTCGGCTAAAGTCACT GGACTGGATTTGTCACCCTACTTCCTTTCAGTAGCTCAatataaggaaaagaaaagaccCCCTCGAAAGAACCCCATCAGATGGATACATGCAGCCGGGGAAAACACTGGCTTGCCATCCAAATCCTTCgatcttgtttctttttcttatgtG TTCCATGAATGTCCTGAAAGAGCAATAATAGCTTTAGTGAATGAAGCATTCCGATTGCTTAGACCTGGAGGCACACTTGCTATAACCGACCAGGCG CCCAAGTCTAAGATCCTTCAGGAACTGTCTCCAGCTCTTTTCACATTAATGAAGAGTACGGAACCATTCTTGAACGAATACTACCTCACTGATCTGGAAGAAAGATTGAGAGAAGCTGGCTTTGTCAATATGAAAACATTGCTTACTGATCCCAGGCACATGACCATGACTGCAACCGTGCCTCATCAGAATGTTTGA
- the LOC105777342 gene encoding PLASMODESMATA CALLOSE-BINDING PROTEIN 5-like, with translation MSQNHFLPLFLYLIFVSLPRSLAQHGGETVVTELWCVAKNNADDAALQGALDWACGPGGTDCSRIQQGGPCYDPSDVQKTASYAFNDYYLKHGMTDDACSFSNNAALTSLDPSYGNCKFPSSKTVNNASISQSTGTLGMGPDTADLSASHRSAHSWLRQPLIVASFFLSIVRILS, from the exons ATGTCCCAAAATCACTTCCTTCCTCTCTTTCTCTATCTCATTTTCGTGTCGCTGCCGCGTTCTTTGGCCCAGCATGGCGGCGAAACGGTGGTCACGGAGCTTTGGTGTGTCGCAAAGAACAACGCCGACGACGCGGCGCTTCAGGGAGCGCTGGACTGGGCTTGCGGTCCTGGCGGAACGGACTGCAGCCGGATCCAGCAAGGCGGACCCTGTTACGACCCCTCCGATGTCCAGAAAACGGCGTCTTATGCCTTCAATGACTACTACTTGAAGCACGGCATGACTGACGATGCTTGCTCCTTCTCCAACAATGCCGCTCTCACTTCTTTAGACCCTA GCTATGGAAATTGCAAGTTTCCTTCCAG CAAGACAGTGAACAATGCAAGCATTTCTCAGTCGACAGGAACACTGGGGATGGGACCAGATACTGCAGATCTGAGTGCTTCTCATCGCAGTGCTCACTCCTGGCTAAGGCAACCGCTGATTGttgcttctttctttcttagtaTTGTAAGGATCCTCTCATAA